The following proteins are co-located in the Siansivirga zeaxanthinifaciens CC-SAMT-1 genome:
- a CDS encoding TM2 domain-containing protein, which yields MKIKLLLSFLMVVLMYSTSYASFPVKRSHTTTNNTEVTTTSSTVDVLTPIATVAAKDKWVGVALWFFLGWPFAAHRWYYKKPVLYNILFIVTLGGLGIWAIIDLINILTDNF from the coding sequence ATGAAAATTAAATTATTACTTTCCTTTTTAATGGTAGTCTTAATGTACTCTACCAGTTATGCATCTTTTCCGGTTAAAAGATCACACACTACAACAAACAACACAGAAGTTACTACCACAAGTAGTACTGTTGATGTTTTAACTCCTATTGCTACGGTAGCAGCTAAAGACAAATGGGTTGGTGTGGCGTTATGGTTCTTTTTAGGTTGGCCATTTGCAGCACATAGATGGTATTATAAAAAACCTGTACTGTATAATATTTTATTTATTGTAACTCTTGGAGGACTAGGTATCTGGGCTATTATTGATTTAATTAACATCCTTACCGATAATTTCTAA
- a CDS encoding Crp/Fnr family transcriptional regulator, with the protein MIDITKGVEFLNSYTELTEEHVQLLLEISEFKTVKAGTQLIKMNEVPTKVYMIFSGQIRCYMITESGKEYNKSFYLPISVIGHLTALIDKKPSSFVFETLSDCEVFEMNYCKFIEKSKNDIALKNLYIKVIEKFYGFYENRLIELISLNATDRYLELRKQIPEVDKIIPQYHIASYLGITPVQLSRIRKKLDLV; encoded by the coding sequence ATGATAGATATTACTAAAGGTGTTGAGTTTTTAAATTCTTATACAGAGTTAACAGAAGAACATGTACAGTTGCTTTTAGAAATTTCTGAATTCAAAACTGTGAAAGCTGGTACTCAATTAATTAAAATGAATGAAGTACCAACTAAAGTATATATGATATTTTCTGGTCAAATTCGTTGTTATATGATTACAGAATCTGGAAAAGAATACAATAAAAGTTTTTACTTGCCTATTTCTGTAATAGGGCATTTAACGGCTTTGATAGATAAAAAACCTTCATCTTTTGTTTTTGAAACACTTTCAGATTGTGAAGTATTTGAAATGAATTATTGTAAGTTTATTGAAAAAAGTAAAAACGATATTGCTCTTAAAAATCTATATATTAAGGTTATAGAGAAATTTTATGGTTTTTATGAAAACAGATTGATTGAACTTATTTCGTTGAATGCAACAGATAGGTATTTGGAGTTGAGAAAACAAATACCCGAAGTTGATAAGATTATACCACAGTATCATATTGCATCCTATTTAGGGATAACTCCGGTACAATTAAGTAGAATAAGAAAAAAATTAGATTTGGTTTAA
- the fumC gene encoding class II fumarate hydratase, protein MSFRIEKDTMGEVKVPANKLWGAQTERSRNNFKIGPSASMPLEIIYGFAYLKKAAAYTNCELGVLPIEKRDLIAAVCNEILEGKHDDQFPLVIWQTGSGTQSNMNVNEVIANRAQQLAGKIIGEGEKAIQPNDDVNKSQSSNDTFPTGMHIAAYKKIVEVTIPGVKQLRDTLKKKSEEFKSVVKIGRTHLMDATPLTLGQELSGYVAQLDHGLKALENTLPHLSELALGGTAVGTGLNTPKGYSKRVAEYIAEFTGLPFVTAPNKFEALAAHDALVETHGALKQLAVSLNKIANDIRMMASGPRSGIGEIIIPANEPGSSIMPGKVNPTQCEALTMVCAQVLGNDVAISVGGLQGHYELNVFKPVMAANVLQSAQLIGDACVSFDENCAIGIEPNYEVIKTLLNNSLMLVTALNTKIGYYKAAEIANTAHKNGTTLKQEAVNLGYVTAEDYDEWVKPEDMVGSLK, encoded by the coding sequence ATGAGTTTTAGAATAGAAAAAGATACAATGGGCGAGGTTAAAGTGCCTGCCAATAAACTTTGGGGAGCTCAAACCGAGCGCTCTAGAAATAATTTTAAAATAGGCCCTTCTGCGTCTATGCCACTAGAAATAATCTATGGTTTTGCATATTTAAAAAAGGCTGCTGCTTACACCAATTGTGAACTAGGCGTTTTACCAATTGAGAAACGCGACTTAATTGCAGCTGTTTGTAATGAAATATTAGAAGGTAAGCACGACGACCAATTTCCGCTGGTAATCTGGCAAACAGGTTCGGGTACACAAAGTAACATGAATGTAAACGAAGTAATTGCAAACAGAGCACAACAATTAGCAGGAAAAATTATTGGTGAAGGCGAAAAGGCCATTCAACCGAATGATGATGTTAATAAATCGCAATCTTCTAACGATACGTTTCCAACGGGTATGCATATTGCAGCTTACAAAAAAATTGTTGAAGTAACCATTCCGGGAGTAAAGCAATTACGAGATACCTTAAAGAAAAAATCTGAAGAGTTTAAATCTGTTGTAAAAATTGGTCGTACCCATTTAATGGATGCTACTCCTTTAACCTTAGGTCAAGAATTATCGGGTTATGTAGCTCAATTAGATCATGGATTAAAAGCCCTAGAAAATACCTTACCACATTTAAGTGAACTCGCATTAGGTGGAACAGCCGTAGGAACTGGTTTAAACACACCAAAAGGTTATAGTAAACGCGTTGCCGAATATATTGCCGAGTTTACAGGCTTACCTTTTGTTACTGCACCCAACAAATTTGAAGCCTTAGCTGCTCACGATGCCCTAGTTGAAACTCACGGAGCACTAAAACAACTAGCCGTATCTTTAAATAAAATAGCTAACGATATTAGAATGATGGCTTCTGGCCCCAGAAGTGGTATTGGAGAAATTATAATCCCTGCAAATGAACCAGGAAGTTCAATTATGCCAGGAAAAGTTAATCCAACTCAATGTGAAGCATTAACTATGGTTTGTGCTCAAGTTTTAGGAAATGATGTTGCTATTTCTGTTGGCGGACTTCAAGGTCATTACGAATTAAACGTTTTCAAACCAGTTATGGCAGCCAATGTTTTACAATCTGCTCAATTAATAGGTGATGCTTGTGTGAGTTTTGATGAAAATTGTGCTATTGGCATAGAGCCTAATTATGAAGTAATAAAAACGTTATTAAACAATTCTTTAATGCTTGTTACTGCTTTAAATACTAAAATAGGATATTATAAAGCTGCTGAAATTGCTAATACTGCACATAAAAACGGTACTACTTTAAAACAAGAAGCTGTTAATTTAGGGTATGTTACTGCTGAAGATTATGATGAATGGGTAAAACCAGAAGACATGGTTGGTAGTTTAAAATAA
- the lpdA gene encoding dihydrolipoyl dehydrogenase: MSKYDIIVLGSGPGGYVTAIRASQLGFKTAIVEKENLGGVCLNWGCIPTKALLKSAQVFEYLKHAGDYGLSVKEYDKDFNAVVQRSRSVADGMSKGVQFLMKKNKIDVIEGYGKLKPGKKVDVDGTEYSADNIIIATGARSRELPNLPQDGKKVIGYRQAMTLTEQPKKMIVVGSGAIGIEFAYFYNSMGTKVTIVEYLPNIVPVEDEDVSKQLERSFKKSGVNIMTSAEVTTVDTSGEGVKATVKTSKGEEVLEADIILSAVGIKTNIENIGLEDVGIVVDRDKILVNDYYQTNIPGYYAIGDVTPGPALAHVASAEGILCVEKLANMHVEPLDYGNIPGCTYCTPEIASVGLTEKQAREKGIDIKVGKFPFSASGKASAGGNKDGFVKVIFDAKYGEWLGCHMIGAGVTDMIAEAVLGRKLETTGHDVLKAIHPHPTMSEAVMEAVAAAYDEVIHI; this comes from the coding sequence ATGAGTAAATACGATATTATTGTTCTTGGAAGTGGTCCTGGTGGTTATGTTACAGCTATTAGAGCATCACAGTTAGGTTTTAAAACTGCAATTGTAGAAAAAGAAAATCTTGGTGGCGTATGTTTAAATTGGGGTTGTATTCCAACGAAAGCCTTATTAAAATCGGCGCAGGTATTTGAATACCTTAAACATGCTGGTGATTACGGTTTATCTGTAAAAGAATACGATAAAGATTTTAATGCGGTTGTACAACGCAGCAGAAGCGTTGCCGATGGCATGAGCAAAGGCGTTCAATTCTTAATGAAAAAGAACAAAATAGATGTTATTGAAGGTTATGGTAAATTAAAACCAGGTAAAAAAGTTGATGTAGACGGTACAGAATATAGCGCCGATAACATTATTATTGCTACTGGAGCGCGTTCTCGCGAGTTACCAAACTTACCTCAAGATGGTAAAAAAGTAATTGGTTACAGACAGGCAATGACATTAACCGAGCAACCTAAAAAAATGATTGTTGTAGGTTCTGGAGCTATTGGTATTGAGTTCGCTTATTTCTATAATTCTATGGGTACAAAAGTAACTATAGTAGAATATTTACCAAATATTGTTCCTGTTGAGGACGAAGATGTATCTAAACAACTAGAACGTTCATTCAAGAAAAGTGGTGTTAACATTATGACTTCTGCCGAAGTTACTACAGTTGATACTTCTGGTGAAGGTGTAAAAGCCACAGTTAAAACAAGTAAAGGTGAAGAAGTTTTAGAAGCCGATATTATTTTAAGTGCTGTTGGAATTAAAACAAACATTGAAAACATTGGTTTAGAAGATGTTGGTATTGTTGTAGATAGAGATAAGATTTTAGTAAACGATTATTACCAAACAAACATACCAGGATATTATGCTATTGGAGATGTAACTCCTGGGCCAGCATTAGCGCACGTTGCTTCTGCCGAAGGTATTCTTTGTGTTGAAAAACTAGCCAATATGCATGTTGAACCATTAGATTACGGTAATATTCCTGGATGTACGTATTGTACTCCTGAAATTGCAAGTGTTGGTTTAACCGAAAAACAAGCTAGAGAAAAAGGTATCGATATTAAAGTTGGTAAGTTTCCGTTCTCTGCATCTGGTAAAGCAAGTGCAGGTGGAAATAAAGATGGCTTTGTAAAAGTTATTTTTGATGCTAAATATGGCGAATGGTTAGGTTGCCATATGATTGGTGCTGGTGTTACCGATATGATTGCAGAAGCCGTTTTAGGTAGAAAACTTGAAACAACAGGTCATGATGTATTAAAAGCTATTCACCCTCACCCAACTATGAGTGAAGCCGTTATGGAAGCTGTAGCTGCTGCTTACGATGAAGTAATACACATCTAA
- a CDS encoding NAD(P)/FAD-dependent oxidoreductase, producing MNIPRTSFPRVVIIGGGFAGISLAKKLSKKEVQVVLLDKNNYHTFQPLLYQVSTGGLEPDSIAYPIRKILKDFPNFIFRLANVEQIDAEKKKIITDIGTLKYDYLVIASGSETNYFGNKEIEAHSMAMKTIPQSLNLRSLILENFEEALLTTDLIERNALMNFVIVGGGPTGVELAGALAEIKKGILPKDYPDLDTRLVQINVIQSSDCILKGMSAQASAKAEDFLEKLGVNIWKNIRVTNYDGKTVTTNTDLTFETATLIWAAGVKGATIKGLDAGDFVTRSNRLLVNEFSQVKGYDDIFAVGDVASMVSPEFPDGLPMMAQPAIQQGKQLGENLLKLIENKPMVPFVYNDKGAMATIGRNKAVVDLPKIRFQGVFAWYVWMFVHLFFLIGFRNRMVVFINWVYNYIRFDREARLIIRPYKKKHRIQ from the coding sequence ATGAATATACCAAGAACAAGTTTTCCTCGTGTCGTAATTATAGGAGGTGGTTTTGCTGGAATTTCTCTAGCAAAAAAATTATCTAAAAAAGAGGTACAGGTTGTTTTACTGGATAAAAATAATTATCACACGTTTCAACCCTTATTATATCAAGTTTCTACAGGCGGATTAGAGCCCGATTCTATTGCATATCCTATTAGAAAAATTCTAAAAGATTTTCCAAATTTTATTTTTCGATTAGCTAATGTTGAACAAATTGATGCCGAAAAAAAGAAGATTATTACCGATATAGGAACCCTTAAATATGATTATTTGGTAATTGCTTCGGGATCGGAAACAAATTATTTTGGCAACAAAGAGATTGAAGCCCATAGTATGGCCATGAAAACCATACCACAATCGTTAAACCTACGAAGTTTAATTCTTGAAAACTTTGAAGAGGCACTTTTAACAACCGATTTAATAGAACGTAATGCTTTAATGAATTTTGTTATTGTTGGTGGAGGTCCAACAGGTGTTGAATTAGCAGGCGCTTTAGCTGAAATTAAAAAAGGTATTTTACCCAAAGATTACCCCGATTTAGATACGCGTTTGGTTCAAATTAATGTTATACAGTCTAGCGATTGCATTTTAAAGGGCATGAGCGCACAAGCATCGGCTAAAGCAGAAGATTTTTTAGAAAAACTGGGAGTTAATATATGGAAAAATATTAGGGTGACTAATTATGATGGGAAAACGGTAACAACCAATACCGATTTAACTTTTGAAACGGCTACTTTAATTTGGGCAGCAGGGGTAAAGGGCGCTACTATAAAAGGTTTAGATGCGGGAGACTTTGTAACCCGCTCCAACCGATTGTTGGTGAATGAATTTAGTCAGGTAAAAGGTTATGACGATATTTTTGCAGTAGGCGATGTGGCTTCTATGGTTTCTCCCGAATTTCCCGATGGTTTGCCTATGATGGCGCAACCAGCCATTCAACAAGGAAAACAATTAGGCGAAAATTTATTAAAATTGATAGAAAACAAACCGATGGTGCCTTTTGTGTATAACGATAAAGGCGCTATGGCAACTATTGGCAGAAATAAAGCGGTTGTAGATTTACCAAAAATAAGATTTCAGGGCGTTTTTGCTTGGTACGTTTGGATGTTTGTTCACTTGTTTTTCTTAATTGGTTTTAGAAACCGAATGGTTGTTTTTATTAATTGGGTGTATAATTACATTCGTTTTGATAGAGAAGCGCGCTTAATAATTAGGCCTTATAAAAAGAAGCATCGTATACAATAG
- the aroQ gene encoding type II 3-dehydroquinate dehydratase, producing the protein MKKLIIINGPNLNLLGKREPAIYGSLTFTEFFDTVKKKYANVDLEYYQSNVEGEIINKMHEVGFSYDGIIINAGAYTHTSIAIGDAIKGIETPVVEVHISNTFGREEFRHQSYISPNAKGVILGFGMQSYELAIHSFI; encoded by the coding sequence ATGAAAAAACTAATAATTATTAACGGACCCAATCTTAATTTACTAGGTAAAAGAGAACCGGCAATTTACGGAAGTTTAACTTTTACCGAGTTTTTTGATACCGTTAAAAAAAAATATGCTAACGTCGATTTAGAATATTACCAATCGAATGTTGAAGGCGAAATAATTAATAAAATGCACGAAGTTGGTTTTAGTTATGATGGTATTATAATTAACGCCGGTGCTTACACGCATACTTCTATTGCTATTGGAGATGCTATAAAAGGTATAGAAACACCTGTTGTAGAAGTACATATTTCAAATACATTTGGCAGAGAAGAATTTAGACATCAATCTTACATATCACCTAACGCTAAAGGGGTTATTCTTGGTTTTGGTATGCAAAGCTATGAGCTTGCTATTCATAGTTTTATATAG
- a CDS encoding NUDIX domain-containing protein, producing the protein MNTEHLKNIKNELLSDNYYILKKYVFDYKMKSGNWVTQMREVYNRGDGAGILLYNKLKKTVILVKQFRMPTFLNDNNDGFLVEICAGMLDKDHPEACIIRETEEEVGYRIKEVKKVYEAYSSPGVMTEKMHFFIGEYTDNMKVSEGGGIDTEHEDIEVLEIPFTEAIKMLENGLIHDTRTIVLLQYAQIYNIFDAS; encoded by the coding sequence ATGAATACAGAACATTTAAAGAACATAAAAAACGAATTACTTTCCGATAATTATTACATTTTAAAGAAATATGTTTTTGATTATAAGATGAAATCCGGAAATTGGGTGACTCAAATGCGAGAGGTTTATAATAGAGGCGATGGTGCGGGTATATTATTATATAACAAACTAAAGAAAACCGTTATTTTAGTTAAACAATTTAGGATGCCAACATTTTTAAACGATAATAACGATGGTTTTTTGGTTGAAATTTGTGCAGGCATGTTAGATAAAGATCATCCTGAAGCTTGTATTATTCGTGAAACTGAAGAAGAAGTTGGTTATAGAATTAAAGAGGTGAAAAAAGTTTATGAAGCTTACTCATCTCCAGGAGTTATGACCGAAAAAATGCATTTTTTTATTGGTGAATATACAGATAATATGAAAGTTAGTGAGGGCGGAGGTATAGATACAGAACATGAAGATATCGAGGTTTTGGAAATTCCTTTTACTGAAGCCATTAAAATGTTAGAAAACGGCTTAATACATGATACTAGAACGATTGTTTTGCTACAATATGCTCAAATTTATAATATTTTTGATGCATCATAA
- a CDS encoding CAL67264 family membrane protein has translation MAMNKNTVLAWATTIMIIVGLSLIALGAFRYDDVAGWGFAAVGFGFFAIAWVFNALKGRV, from the coding sequence ATGGCAATGAATAAAAATACAGTATTGGCTTGGGCCACAACAATAATGATAATAGTAGGATTAAGTTTAATAGCGCTTGGCGCTTTTAGATACGATGATGTTGCAGGTTGGGGTTTTGCTGCTGTGGGTTTTGGTTTCTTTGCCATTGCCTGGGTTTTTAATGCATTAAAAGGCCGCGTTTAA
- a CDS encoding peroxiredoxin yields MATIRLGDTAPNFTAKSSEGEINFHEWLGDSWGILFSHPADYTPVCTTELGTVAKYKPEFDKRNVKVVALSVDGLESHMGWIKDINETQNTTVNFPIIADEDRKVSELYDMIHPNASDKFTVRSVFVIGNDKKVKLIITYPASTGRNFDELLRVIDSLQLTAYHKLATPANWQSGDDCVISPAVKNEEIPALFPKGHTEIKPYLRMTPQPDLS; encoded by the coding sequence ATGGCAACAATTAGATTAGGAGATACAGCTCCAAATTTTACAGCAAAATCTTCTGAAGGTGAAATTAATTTCCACGAATGGTTAGGAGATAGTTGGGGAATTTTGTTTTCTCATCCAGCAGACTATACTCCTGTATGTACTACCGAATTAGGTACTGTTGCAAAGTATAAACCAGAATTTGATAAACGCAACGTTAAGGTAGTTGCATTAAGTGTAGATGGTTTAGAATCGCACATGGGGTGGATAAAAGATATAAATGAAACTCAAAATACAACGGTTAACTTTCCAATAATTGCCGATGAAGATAGAAAGGTTTCAGAATTATACGATATGATTCATCCAAATGCTAGTGATAAATTTACTGTACGTTCTGTTTTTGTTATAGGAAACGATAAAAAAGTGAAATTAATTATTACTTATCCAGCATCAACAGGTAGAAATTTTGATGAATTACTTCGTGTGATAGATTCATTACAATTAACGGCATACCATAAACTAGCGACGCCTGCCAACTGGCAAAGTGGCGACGATTGTGTTATCTCTCCAGCGGTTAAAAATGAGGAGATACCAGCGTTGTTTCCAAAAGGGCATACAGAAATTAAACCCTATTTACGCATGACGCCTCAACCAGATTTAAGTTAA
- the ettA gene encoding energy-dependent translational throttle protein EttA gives MSDDKKVIFSMSGLTKTFQGANTPVLKNIYLSFFYGAKIGILGLNGSGKSTLLKIIAGVDKNYQGDVTFLQDYSVGYLEQEPKLDETKTVIEIVREGAAETVAILEEYNKINDMFGLEEVYSDPDKMDKLMNRQAELQDKIDASNAWELDTKLEIAMDALRTPDGDKKISVLSGGEKRRVALCRLLLQEPDVLLLDEPTNHLDAESVHWLEQHLAQYKGTVIAVTHDRYFLDNVAGWILELDRGEGIPWKGNYSSWLDQKSKRLAQESKTASKRQKTLERELEWVRQGAKGRQTKQKARLNNYDKLMSQDQKQLDEKLEIYIPNGPRLGTNVIEAVGVSKGFDDKLLYEDLNFKLPQAGIVGVIGPNGAGKTTIFRMIMGEQTPDKGEFVVGETAKIAYVDQSHSNIDPEKTIWQNFSDEQELILMGGREVNSRAYLSRFNFSGGEQNKKVKLLSGGERNRLHLAMTLKEEGNVLLLDEPTNDLDVNTLRALEEGLENFAGCAVVISHDRWFLDRICTHILAFEGDSQVYFFEGSFSEYEENKKKRLGGDLTPKRIKYKKLVR, from the coding sequence ATGAGTGACGATAAGAAAGTTATTTTCTCAATGTCTGGTTTAACTAAGACATTTCAAGGTGCTAATACACCAGTTTTAAAAAATATTTACCTAAGTTTTTTCTACGGAGCTAAAATTGGAATTTTAGGTTTAAATGGTTCGGGTAAGTCTACTTTGCTTAAAATTATTGCAGGTGTAGATAAAAATTATCAAGGCGATGTTACCTTTTTACAAGATTATTCGGTTGGTTATTTAGAGCAAGAACCAAAATTAGACGAAACAAAAACAGTTATTGAAATTGTTAGAGAAGGTGCTGCCGAAACGGTTGCGATTCTTGAAGAATACAATAAAATAAATGATATGTTTGGTTTAGAAGAGGTTTATAGCGACCCCGATAAAATGGACAAACTCATGAACCGTCAAGCCGAACTACAGGATAAAATTGATGCTTCAAATGCTTGGGAACTGGATACAAAATTAGAAATTGCTATGGATGCGCTTCGTACACCCGATGGCGATAAAAAAATAAGTGTTTTATCTGGTGGTGAAAAACGTCGTGTTGCTTTATGCCGATTATTATTGCAAGAACCCGATGTATTACTTTTAGATGAGCCTACCAACCACTTAGATGCCGAATCGGTACATTGGTTAGAGCAGCATTTAGCACAATATAAAGGAACAGTAATTGCTGTAACGCACGATAGATACTTTTTAGATAACGTAGCTGGTTGGATTTTAGAATTAGATAGAGGAGAAGGTATTCCTTGGAAAGGAAATTACTCATCTTGGTTAGACCAGAAATCGAAACGTTTGGCACAAGAAAGTAAAACAGCATCTAAGCGCCAAAAAACATTAGAGCGTGAGTTGGAGTGGGTACGTCAAGGAGCTAAAGGACGTCAAACCAAGCAAAAAGCACGTTTAAATAATTACGACAAGTTAATGAGTCAAGACCAAAAACAACTTGATGAAAAACTTGAAATATACATTCCAAACGGTCCACGTTTAGGTACCAATGTTATTGAAGCTGTTGGAGTTAGTAAAGGATTTGATGACAAATTACTTTATGAAGATTTAAATTTTAAATTACCACAAGCCGGTATTGTAGGAGTTATTGGCCCGAATGGTGCTGGTAAAACCACTATTTTTAGAATGATTATGGGCGAACAAACTCCAGATAAGGGCGAGTTTGTTGTGGGTGAAACAGCAAAAATAGCCTACGTAGACCAAAGTCACTCTAACATCGATCCTGAAAAAACAATTTGGCAAAATTTTAGCGACGAGCAAGAGCTTATTTTAATGGGCGGCCGAGAGGTAAATTCCAGAGCGTATTTAAGTCGTTTTAATTTCTCTGGTGGCGAGCAAAATAAAAAAGTAAAATTACTATCTGGTGGTGAGCGTAACCGCTTGCATTTAGCCATGACGCTTAAAGAAGAAGGAAACGTATTGCTTTTAGATGAGCCTACAAACGACCTTGATGTAAATACCTTACGAGCATTAGAGGAAGGTTTAGAAAACTTTGCTGGTTGTGCCGTAGTTATTTCGCATGATAGATGGTTTTTAGATAGAATTTGTACTCATATTTTAGCTTTTGAAGGCGATTCTCAAGTTTATTTCTTTGAGGGAAGTTTTAGTGAATATGAAGAAAACAAAAAGAAACGTTTGGGTGGTGATTTAACTCCAAAACGTATTAAGTATAAAAAACTTGTAAGATAA